A genomic stretch from Aedes albopictus strain Foshan chromosome 2, AalbF5, whole genome shotgun sequence includes:
- the LOC109409164 gene encoding probable cytochrome P450 6a14: MLVYLTVLALTLAILWVRRRYSYWKERGIPYVEPSFPAGNLRGMGRTEHLSAQMQRCYKELKGKGPVGGMFFFINPVALAMDLDLIKTVLVKDFQYFHDRSVYYNEKDDPLSGHLFSMEGAKWKNLRAKLTPTFTSGKMKMMLPTIVGVADEFQKLMESEVKKSSEIEMKEILARFTTDVIGTCAFGLECNSLHDPDAQFRRMGRKIFSFGSGRLLKAIVAQQFRSLARSLHISLIDKEVSDFFMGAVKDTIKYREENKIERNDFMSLLMKLKNAESLGDDKNVPTEALTVEEVAAQAFVFFLAGFETSSTAMSYCLYELAQRADLQNKARKCVLDAIKKHGSLTYEAMQDMQYIDQCINESLRKYPPASNLTRTVSKDYKLPNSNVVLQQGSTLIVPVYALHHDAEYYPNPEKYDPDRFTPEEMAKRNPYCFLPFGEGPRICIGLRFGMMQARVGLAYLLRDFSFTLSSQTPVPLKISPRSPVLTSEGGLWLKVEKL; this comes from the exons ATGTTGGTTTACTTGACGGTGCTGGCGCTGACCTTGGCGATTCTGTGGGTGCGCAGGCGGTACTCGTACTGGAAGGAACGTGGAATACCGTATGTGGAACCAAGCTTCCCGGCCGGGAACCTTCGTGGCATGGGAAGGACGGAGCATCTGTCGGCTCAGATGCAGCGCTGTTACAAGGAACTCAAAGGAAAGGGCCCAGTCGGAGGGATGTTCTTCTTCATTAACCCAGTTGCGCTGGCCATGGACTTGGACCTGATCAAAACTGTGCTGGTGAAAGATTTTCAGTACTTCCACGATCGATCGGTTTACTATAACGAAAAGGACGATCCTTTGTCGGGTCATCTGTTTTCGATGGAAGGTGCAAAGTGGAAAAATCTCAGAGCGAAATTGACACCGACGTTTACTTCGGGAAAAATGAAGATGATGCTACCAACCATTGTTGGAGTAGCTGACGAATTCCAAAAATTGATGGAAAGTGAGGTGAAGAAGAGTTCTGAAATCGAGATGAAGGAGATTCTTGCACGATTTACAACTGATGTGATAGGTACATGTGCATTCGGGCTGGAATGTAACAGCTTGCATGATCCGGATGCTCAATTCAGGCGCATGGGAAGAAAGATATTTTCTTTTGGTAGTGGACGTTTGCTGAAAGCAATAGTCGCTCAGCAATTCCGTTCCTTGGCACGATCGCTTCACATATCTTTGATCGATAAGGAAGTTTCCGATTTCTTCATGGGTGCTGTAAAAGATACGATCAAATATCGTGAAGAAAACAAAATTGAAAGAAATGATTTTATGAGCCTTTTAATGAAACTGAAGAACGCTGAATCATTGGGAGACGACAAAAACGTCCCTACGGAGGCACTGACTGTCGAGGAAGTTGCAGCACAGGCATTTGTATTCTTCTTGGCTGGGTTCGAAACATCATCGACTGCAATGTCATACTGTTTGTATGAACTGGCTCAAAGAGCCGACCTTCAAAACAAAGCTCGAAAGTGTGTGCTGGATGCAATCAAAAAGCACGGTTCCTTAACGTACGAGGCAATGCAAGATATGCAGTACATCGATCAGTGCATCAACG AATCTCTGCGAAAATATCCCCCGGCATCCAATCTAACCAGAACAGTATCAAAAGATTACAAACTCCCCAACAGCAACGTAGTCCTTCAGCAAGGTTCCACCCTGATTGTACCGGTGTACGCGCTTCACCACGATGCCGAATACTATCCCAACCCGGAAAAGTACGATCCAGATCGGTTCACACCGGAGGAGATGGCCAAACGAAATCCTTACTGTTTCCTGCCATTCGGTGAGGGTCCTCGCATTTGCATCGGGCTGCGCTTCGGAATGATGCAAGCCCGAGTTGGATTGGCGTACCTGTTGAGAGATTTCAGTTTCACGTTGTCCAGCCAGACTCCGGTTCCGTTGAAAATCTCCCCTCGCAGCCCAGTGCTCACATCGGAAGGTGGACTTTGGCTCAAGGTAGAGAAGCTGTAG
- the LOC109421551 gene encoding probable cytochrome P450 6a14 → MWIYFLLSAIALLTLLVRRKYSYWKCRGVPFIQPRFPFGSITPVGDRVHSSLLMTRFYNQLKGTHPFAGMYFFTNPVVLALDLDFIKNILVRDFQYFHDRGLYHNEKDDPLTCHLFNIEGTKWTNLRRKLLPTFSSGKMKMMCPTILEIADRFRTSVEKCLTEQTEIEMRDFLARFTTDVIGTCAFGIDCNSLENPEAEFLKMGNKIFEVPTSRIIAYFFVSTFKELSKKLHIKAVPNDVSQFFYNVVRETIAFRQNSGVQRNDFMNLLMQLKEKGELEGSDEKLGTLTLDEVVAQAYVFFLGGYETSSTNMCFCLYELALNEEIQERARECVQRAVAKHGGLNYEALMDMPYLEQCIFEALRKYPPIANLFRSVTQDYTVPNSNVTLPKGMNVWVPVYAIHHDPEFFPNPELYDPDRFTPEQCAKRKPFTYMPFGEGPRTCIATRFGMMETKTGLATLLMNFKFAKAARLQVPPKFSTKHVMLTAVGGLWVKVEKIGK, encoded by the exons ATGTGGATCTATTTTCTGTTATCTGCCATAGCGCTTCTTACACTCCTAGTTCGACGAAAGTATTCCTATTGGAAATGTCGCGGTGTGCCGTTCATCCAACCACGTTTCCCATTCGGAAGCATTACACCCGTTGGAGATCGTGTCCATTCGTCGCTACTGATGACTCGGTTCTACAATCAACTAAAAGGCACCCATCCCTTCGCCGGAATGTACTTCTTCACCAATCCGGTTGTGCTGGCCCTAGACCTTGACTTCATCAAGAACATTCTTGTTCGGGATTTCCAATACTTTCATGATCGAGGGCTCTACCATAACGAGAAAGATGATCCCTTAACATGTCACCTGTTCAACATTGAGGGAACCAAGTGGACCAATTTGCGACGAAAGTTGCTTCCGACCTTCTCGTCCGGAAAGATGAAAATGATGTGCCCTACGATACTGGAAATAGCCGATCGGTTCCGTACGTCCGTTGAAAAGTGCCTCACTGAACAAACCGAAATCGAAATGAGAGATTTCTTGGCTCGATTTACCACGGATGTGATTGGAACGTGTGCCTTCGGAATCGACTGTAACAGTTTGGAGAACCCTGAAGCAGAGTTTCTCAAAATGGGCAACAAGATATTCGAGGTACCAACGAGTCGAATCATTGCGTACTTTTTCGTGTCAACCTTCAAGGAACTATCTAAGAAGTTACACATCAAAGCAGTACCGAATGACGTGTCGCAATTTTTCTACAATGTCGTTCGGGAAACCATTGCTTTCCGTCAGAATAGTGGTGTCCAGCGGAACGATTTCATGAACTTGTTGATGCAGCTGAAGGAGAAAGGTGAGCTTGAAGGTTCGGATGAGAAGTTGGGTACACTGACGTTGGACGAGGTGGTTGCTCAAGCGTACGTGTTCTTCCTGGGAGGATACGAGACTTCTAGTACAAATATGTGTTTTTGCTTGTATGAGCTGGCCTTGAACGAGGAAATTCAGGAAAGAGCTAGGGAATGTGTTCAAAGGGCGGTGGCCAAGCACGGTGGTTTGAACTACGAAGCGCTGATGGACATGCCTTATTTGGAACAGTGTATTTTCG AGGCTTTGAGGAAATATCCGCCCATCGCCAATCTGTTCCGAAGCGTCACCCAAGACTACACTGTCCCCAACTCGAACGTAACGCTTCCCAAAGGAATGAACGTTTGGGTTCCAGTATACGCCATCCATCACGATCCGGAGTTCTTCCCGAACCCGGAATTGTACGACCCCGATCGGTTCACCCCGGAACAATGCGCCAAAAGGAAACCATTCACGTACATGCCATTCGGCGAAGGTCCCCGTACCTGCATCGCCACACGATTCGGCATGATGGAAACGAAAACTGGTCTGGCAACACTGCTGATGAATTTCAAGTTCGCGAAAGCTGCTCGACTGCAGGTCCCGCCAAAGTTTTCCACCAAGCACGTTATGTTGACTGCGGTGGGGGGATTGTGGGTGAAGGTGGAGAAGATTGGGAAGTGA
- the LOC109421550 gene encoding probable cytochrome P450 6a20, translating to MNFILLLLAAVALFCKWIYTHFRVRYRFWKEHNVPHLEPRFPVGNAGDIMKSTIHFAHIMDNLYRELKHFGDYAGIYFFRDPVLVVLSPEFAKTVLVKDFNYFLDRGVYSNEKDDPLSANLFFMEGHRWRKLRAKLTPTFTTGKLKAMFHTILAVGEQFDRYLQDYTMQKDEVEVKDLLARFTTDIIGSCAFGIDCNSLENPESKFRQMGKRMINFPKLKALKIFFAMLFRKQARWLGIRFNDEDVSDFFFEVVRDTIRYREENNVERKDFMQLLIELKNKGYMEDDGEVVEELQGSRLEKLTFEEIAAQAFVFFFAGFETSATTMTFALHLLASNQEVQDKGRKCVTDVLDRHDGKLTYEALMEMTYIDCIIQETLRIYPPVATIHRITTKPYKLPNGSVLPEGVGVVIPSLAFQRDAEFFPEPMEFRPERFFEEEKDKRHNFCHLPFGEGPRICIGMRFGLLQTRMGIAMLLKNYRFQLCSKSVVPLKTDPVNLIYGPAGDVWLGIEKIQ from the exons ATGAACTTCATACTGCTGCTTCTGGCCGCGGTGGCACTTTTCTGTAAATGGATCTACACACATTTCCGGGTGAGGTATCGCTTCTGGAAGGAGCACAATGTTCCCCATCTGGAACCCCGCTTTCCGGTGGGTAATGCCGGAGATATAATGAAGTCAACGATCCATTTTGCACACATTATGGATAACTTGTACCGGGAGCTGAAGCATTTTGGTGACTATGCTGGGATATATTTCTTTAGGGATCCGGTTCTGGTGGTGCTGTCGCCGGAGTTTGCCAAAACGGTTCTGGTAAAGGATTTTAATTACTTCTTGGATCGAGGAGTTTACAGTAACGAGAAGGACGATCCATTGTCGGCGAACTTGTTCTTCATGGAGGGACACAGGTGGAGGAAGCTGAGAGCGAAGTTAACTCCGACGTTTACAACAGGGAAATTGAAGGCGATGTTCCACACGATTTTGGCGGTGGGAGAGCAGTTCGATCGATATTTGCAGGATTACACGATGCAAAAGGATGAAGTGGAAGTTAAGGATCTGCTGGCAAGGTTCACAACCGACATCATTGGATCGTGTGCGTTTGGAATCGATTGCAACAGTCTAGAGAATCCGGAGTCCAAGTTTCGACAGATGGGCAAAAGAATGATCAATTTTCCAAAGTTAAAAGCGTTAAAGATCTTCTTTGCTATGCTCTTCCGGAAGCAGGCCCGCTGGTTGGGAATACGGTTCAACGATGAAGACGTTTCGGATTTTTTCTTCGAGGTTGTGAGAGATACTATTCGGTACCGGGAGGAGAACAATGTTGAGAGGAAGGATTTTATGCAGCTGCTGATAGAGTTGAAGAATAAAGGATACATGGAAGACGATGGTGAAGTTGTTGAAGAGCTTCAGGGCAGTCGACTGGAGAAGCTCACCTTTGAGGAAATCGCAGCTCAGGCGTTTGTCTTTTTCTTTGCCGGATTTGAGACATCTGCTACTACCATGACATTTGCACTTCATTTATTGGCGTCCAACCAAGAAGTGCAAGACAAAGGAAGGAAGTGTGTTACCGATGTCCTGGATAGACATGACGGTAAACTAACATATGAAGCGTTGATGGAGATGACGTATATAGACTGCATCATTCAAG AAACATTGAGAATCTATCCACCGGTGGCAACGATTCATCGTATTACCACGAAGCCTTACAAACTTCCTAATGGATCTGTCCTTCCGGAGGGTGTGGGTGTTGTAATTCCTAGCCTGGCCTTCCAGCGTGACGCTGAGTTTTTCCCCGAACCGATGGAATTCCGTCCAGAGAGATTCTTCGAAGAGGAGAAAGACAAACGACACAACTTTTGCCATCTTCCATTCGGTGAAGGACCCAGGATTTGTATCGGCATGCGGTTTGGCCTGTTGCAAACGAGGATGGGTATTGCCATGCTGCTAAAGAACTACCGATTCCAGTTGTGCTCCAAGTCGGTCGTGCCTCTCAAGACAGACCCAGTTAATTTGATATACGGACCGGCTGGGGATGTTTGGCTGggaatagaaaaaatccaataa